The following are from one region of the Actinoplanes sp. L3-i22 genome:
- a CDS encoding SGNH/GDSL hydrolase family protein: MLLRRLVRLLMVLCLGGCHAAALPAAPLVVTLGDSVPAGTACGCTPFPDRYARMRSPEARSLNFAQPGFTADDVREGILDSEVVDGLREASVVLVMVGANDMAAVFGQDRDYPAAAERVRATVTTIVGGIRQAHGSPVRILVLGYWNVVKDGAVGRAEYGPDGVRSAAAATRAGNAALQAAAAATGASYLATDVLFKGADRAGDPTGLLAADGDHPNAAGHEAIAEAVLASIRL; encoded by the coding sequence GTGTTGCTCCGCCGGTTGGTCCGGCTCCTGATGGTGTTGTGCCTGGGCGGCTGCCACGCGGCGGCGCTGCCGGCCGCGCCGCTGGTGGTCACCCTGGGCGATTCGGTGCCGGCCGGCACCGCTTGCGGTTGCACCCCCTTTCCCGATCGGTACGCCCGGATGCGGTCCCCGGAGGCCCGGTCGCTGAACTTCGCGCAGCCCGGGTTCACGGCTGACGACGTACGCGAAGGGATTCTGGATTCCGAGGTCGTGGACGGTCTCCGCGAGGCGTCGGTGGTGCTGGTGATGGTCGGCGCGAACGACATGGCCGCGGTGTTCGGCCAGGACCGGGACTATCCGGCGGCGGCCGAGCGGGTGCGCGCGACGGTCACCACGATCGTCGGCGGGATCCGGCAGGCGCACGGCTCGCCGGTCCGGATCCTGGTGCTCGGCTACTGGAACGTGGTCAAGGACGGCGCCGTCGGACGCGCCGAGTACGGCCCGGACGGCGTGCGCTCGGCCGCGGCGGCCACCCGGGCCGGCAACGCGGCACTGCAGGCGGCCGCCGCTGCGACGGGCGCGTCGTACCTGGCCACCGACGTGCTGTTCAAGGGCGCGGACCGGGCCGGCGACCCGACCGGGCTGCTCGCCGCGGACGGTGATCATCCGAACGCGGCCGGGCACGAGGCGATCGCGGAGGCCGTGTTAGCTTCTATTCGTCTGTAG